Proteins from a single region of Anastrepha ludens isolate Willacy chromosome 5, idAnaLude1.1, whole genome shotgun sequence:
- the LOC128864663 gene encoding serine/threonine-protein phosphatase 1 regulatory subunit 10-like produces the protein MKFFTALFVIALVVGFAEGQLNGLGRLGRLQGLGSHGGSGLVGKLGGPGGPRGPHHGGPHGGPGGHHHGGPHGGHGGPPPPPSNSSASPPGSSSPPPESSPAAESSSLAPSSPADE, from the exons ATGAAATTCTTTACAGCActatttgttattgctttggTAGTCGGTTTCGCTGAAG GCCAACTAAACGGTCTAGGTAGACTAGGAAGACTACAGGGACTAGGATCACATGGAGGATCAGGGTTGGTTGGCAAACTAGGAGGTCCAGGTGGTCCACGTGGTCCTCATCATGGTGGGCCCCATGGTGGTCCAGGTGGTCATCATCATGGTGGTCCTCATGGTGGTCATGGCGGTCCTCCACCTCCACCCTCCAACTCATCTGCTTCACCACCAGGATCAAGCTCACCCCCACCAGAGTCATCCCCGGCTGCCGAATCCTCTTCATTGGCACCCTCTTCACCAGCGGACGAATAA
- the LOC128864662 gene encoding serine/threonine-protein phosphatase 1 regulatory subunit 10-like produces MKFFTALFVIALIVAFAEGQLSGLGRLGRLQGLGSHGGSGLVGKLGGPGGPRGPHHGGPHGGPGGHHHGGPHGGHGGPPPPPSNSSASPPGSSSPPPESSPAAESSSLAPSSPADE; encoded by the exons ATGAAATTCTTTACAGCACtatttgttattgctttaaTAGTCGCTTTCGCTGAAG GCCAACTAAGCGGTCTAGGTAGACTAGGAAGACTACAGGGACTAGGATCACATGGAGGATCAGGGTTGGTTGGCAAACTAGGAGGTCCAGGTGGTCCACGTGGTCCTCATCATGGTGGGCCCCATGGTGGTCCAGGTGGTCATCATCATGGTGGTCCTCATGGTGGTCATGGCGGTCCTCCACCTCCACCCTCCAACTCATCTGCTTCACCACCAGGATCAAGCTCACCCCCACCAGAGTCATCCCCGGCTGCCGAATCCTCTTCATTGGCACCCTCTTCACCAGCGGACGAATAA